A single genomic interval of Flammeovirgaceae bacterium harbors:
- a CDS encoding saccharopine dehydrogenase NADP-binding domain-containing protein — translation MKKKSILVLGAGRSSSALIKYLLAHAEGGNWHVTVGDFNVRAAEERIKGSQNGTAIRFNIEEAQSCGEVVASSDVVISLLPADFHHKVAGLCLAYGKHLFNASYVSEKMQSFDKEAKEKGLLFMNECGLDPGIDHMSAMEIIEGIKTKGGKVLSFESFTGGLIAPETDVDNPWRYKFTWNPRNVVMAGHGTAKFIQENQYKFISYQQLFSRTTPVHIPDYGNFEGYANRDSLKYMDTYGLRGVKTLLRGTLRNEGFCPAWNILVQLGCTDDSYMMENVGTMTHRDFINTFLPYDDKEMVEGKLLARFGLDGAGPEMLRLKWSGFFDTELVGLTAGTPAQVLEHILNKRWKLAPQDKDMVVMWHRFVYQLGGKAHEIQSHIIMQGDDAVDTAMAKGVGLPLGIAAKLFLEGKISQRGVCIPVSKELYGPLLEELKSLGIHASEVERALL, via the coding sequence ATGAAGAAAAAATCGATATTGGTGTTGGGGGCGGGCAGGTCGTCTTCCGCATTGATCAAGTATTTGCTGGCCCATGCCGAAGGGGGGAATTGGCATGTGACCGTGGGCGACTTTAATGTACGCGCGGCCGAAGAGAGGATAAAGGGTTCCCAAAACGGCACGGCCATCCGTTTTAATATTGAGGAGGCCCAATCGTGCGGGGAGGTGGTCGCCTCGTCTGATGTGGTGATTTCACTTTTGCCTGCCGACTTTCACCACAAAGTGGCTGGCCTTTGCCTGGCGTACGGAAAGCACCTTTTTAATGCGAGCTATGTGTCCGAAAAAATGCAGTCGTTCGACAAAGAGGCAAAGGAAAAGGGGCTTTTGTTCATGAACGAGTGCGGGCTGGACCCCGGTATCGACCACATGAGCGCGATGGAGATAATCGAAGGGATAAAAACAAAAGGGGGAAAGGTTTTATCGTTTGAGTCTTTCACCGGGGGATTGATTGCGCCCGAAACGGACGTAGACAACCCCTGGAGGTACAAGTTTACGTGGAACCCACGCAATGTGGTGATGGCAGGGCATGGCACGGCAAAATTTATTCAAGAAAACCAGTACAAATTTATTTCCTATCAACAGTTGTTTTCCCGCACGACCCCTGTACATATCCCGGACTATGGCAATTTTGAAGGGTATGCCAACCGCGATTCACTAAAATACATGGATACCTATGGCCTGAGGGGCGTGAAGACATTGTTGCGCGGAACGTTGAGGAACGAAGGGTTTTGCCCTGCCTGGAACATCCTTGTGCAGTTGGGCTGCACCGATGACTCTTACATGATGGAAAACGTGGGCACCATGACCCACCGCGATTTTATCAACACCTTTTTGCCTTATGACGACAAGGAGATGGTGGAAGGAAAGCTTTTGGCCCGCTTCGGCCTTGATGGGGCAGGCCCTGAAATGTTGAGGTTGAAATGGTCCGGTTTTTTTGATACGGAGCTGGTAGGCCTCACGGCTGGGACGCCCGCGCAGGTGTTGGAGCACATTTTGAACAAGCGGTGGAAACTGGCCCCGCAAGACAAGGACATGGTCGTTATGTGGCACCGGTTTGTTTACCAACTGGGGGGAAAGGCCCATGAAATACAATCCCATATTATCATGCAGGGGGATGACGCGGTGGACACCGCCATGGCAAAAGGCGTGGGCCTTCCACTGGGCATTGCCGCAAAGCTATTCCTCGAAGGCAAAATAAGCCAGCGGGGCGTATGCATACCGGTAAGCAAAGAACTGTACGGTCCGCTTTTAGAGGAGCTTAAGTCGCTGGGCATTCATGCCAGCGAGGTGGAGCGTGCCCTGCTTTAG
- the rnhA gene encoding ribonuclease HI, whose amino-acid sequence MIEMFTDGAAQGNPGPGGYGTILRYGKHEKELSEGFRLTTNNRMELLAVIVGLEAIKRNGIPVVVVSDSKYVVEAVEKGWIWNWEKTNFKKKANPDLWKRFIPLYHQFKPKFRWIKGHAGHLENERCDQLAVAAANGHNLKVDEGYEKPNTCP is encoded by the coding sequence ATGATAGAGATGTTCACAGACGGGGCTGCACAAGGCAACCCCGGGCCGGGCGGCTATGGCACCATACTTCGTTATGGAAAACACGAGAAGGAACTCAGTGAAGGGTTCAGGCTCACCACCAACAACAGGATGGAGCTGCTGGCCGTTATCGTGGGGCTGGAGGCCATCAAACGCAACGGGATACCTGTAGTGGTGGTCTCTGACTCCAAATATGTGGTGGAGGCGGTTGAAAAAGGTTGGATCTGGAATTGGGAAAAAACCAATTTCAAAAAAAAAGCCAATCCTGATTTATGGAAAAGGTTTATCCCGTTATACCACCAGTTCAAGCCAAAGTTTAGATGGATAAAGGGGCATGCCGGCCATCTGGAGAACGAGCGCTGCGACCAACTGGCCGTGGCCGCGGCCAACGGCCATAACCTTAAAGTGGACGAAGGGTATGAAAAACCCAACACTTGCCCCTAA
- a CDS encoding SDR family NAD(P)-dependent oxidoreductase, with translation MPQKRTAIITGATSGIGEATASLLAGHNFRLVLCGRRKDRLEKLRQGLSLKTEVTTLSFDVRDKGAIAAAFQSLDDGWRQADVLVNNAGNAHGLAPIQSGSVEDWDAMIDINVKGLLYVSHEVLPAMVKKNSGHIVNLGSIAGKEAYPNGNVYCASKFAVDALTKGMRMDLNAHGIKVTAIHPGLVETEFSLVRFKGDKGRADAVYQGYQPLRAEDIADMVLFALTRPPHVVVADLVVFPVAQASSTIVRKSL, from the coding sequence ATGCCACAAAAAAGAACCGCGATCATAACAGGGGCGACCTCAGGCATAGGGGAGGCCACGGCCAGCCTGCTGGCCGGTCATAATTTTAGGTTGGTCCTTTGCGGAAGGAGGAAAGACCGGCTGGAAAAACTGAGGCAAGGCCTGTCCCTTAAAACCGAAGTGACCACCTTGTCGTTTGATGTGAGGGACAAAGGGGCCATAGCGGCCGCATTCCAGTCCCTGGATGATGGGTGGAGGCAGGCGGACGTCCTTGTCAACAATGCGGGAAATGCCCACGGGCTTGCCCCCATTCAATCGGGGAGCGTGGAAGACTGGGACGCCATGATCGACATCAATGTAAAGGGTTTATTGTACGTCTCGCATGAGGTGTTGCCCGCAATGGTCAAAAAGAACAGTGGCCATATTGTAAACCTGGGTTCAATAGCAGGGAAGGAAGCCTACCCCAATGGGAACGTGTACTGTGCCAGCAAATTTGCCGTGGATGCCCTCACCAAAGGGATGCGGATGGATTTGAACGCCCATGGGATAAAGGTAACGGCCATACATCCCGGGCTGGTGGAAACGGAGTTTTCCCTGGTGCGGTTCAAGGGCGACAAGGGGAGGGCCGATGCGGTGTACCAGGGCTACCAGCCTTTGCGCGCTGAAGACATTGCGGACATGGTTTTATTTGCGCTCACCCGGCCCCCGCACGTAGTGGTGGCCGACCTGGTGGTGTTTCCGGTGGCACAGGCAAGCTCCACTATAGTGAGGAAAAGTTTATAG
- a CDS encoding DUF1987 domain-containing protein — protein MDPLVIAETAETPDVILDKGQGKFQITGKSLIENAGAFYKPVAEWLASYAKAPNPETNLSFKFEYLNIESSKSLLDLLTALDKVKGAKVTWYFNEEDEDMEEIGEELAELVNIPFEFKIHS, from the coding sequence ATGGACCCTCTTGTAATAGCAGAAACCGCTGAAACCCCTGATGTCATTTTGGACAAAGGCCAAGGTAAATTTCAGATAACCGGTAAATCCCTTATCGAAAATGCGGGGGCATTTTATAAACCCGTGGCCGAATGGCTGGCCAGCTATGCCAAAGCCCCCAACCCTGAGACCAATCTTTCCTTCAAATTTGAATACCTTAATATCGAATCTTCAAAGTCGCTCCTGGACCTGCTCACCGCATTGGACAAGGTAAAGGGGGCCAAAGTCACCTGGTATTTCAATGAAGAGGACGAAGACATGGAGGAAATTGGGGAGGAACTGGCCGAACTGGTCAATATCCCTTTTGAATTTAAAATCCATTCATAG
- the cdd gene encoding cytidine deaminase encodes MKGLLTFPQVEDLDAESKYLVHKAKDAAQHAYAPYSRFHVGAAIILEDDTLVVGSNQENASYPLCMCAERVALYTAATSYPGKKLKKMAVVAFKKNQKELTAATSCGGCRQVMLEYEASQKKPIQIVMLTKESGWVVFPSASFLMPFSFNQENLI; translated from the coding sequence ATGAAAGGATTGTTGACCTTCCCGCAGGTAGAGGATTTGGACGCAGAGTCCAAATACCTCGTGCATAAGGCAAAGGATGCCGCACAACATGCTTATGCCCCTTACTCCAGGTTTCATGTGGGGGCGGCCATCATTCTGGAAGACGACACGCTGGTTGTTGGGAGCAACCAGGAAAATGCGTCCTATCCGTTGTGCATGTGCGCAGAGCGCGTGGCACTATATACCGCAGCCACTTCCTATCCCGGCAAGAAGCTTAAAAAAATGGCAGTGGTGGCCTTTAAAAAGAACCAAAAGGAACTGACCGCGGCCACCTCCTGTGGGGGCTGCAGGCAGGTGATGCTGGAATACGAGGCTTCCCAGAAAAAGCCCATACAAATCGTTATGCTCACCAAAGAATCCGGGTGGGTGGTTTTCCCATCGGCCTCCTTTTTAATGCCGTTCAGTTTCAATCAGGAGAATCTTATATAA
- a CDS encoding ATP-binding cassette domain-containing protein, translating into MSEEILKALTQLFAIITKQDGGVTVNERQYVIRFFQQELDHDSIQAYLDRYDKYSGYSEEGPVQKETIAAPSVKDSIVTLGICKKINRTLTQKQKVIVLIKLLELVGADNKFTPQRMEIINTVSTVFNISAREHKLIETYVVTTDMSELDFGEILVVNAQPGKAAKNQKHIQTEIDGNLFFMHVPSVDLYFAQYLGDESHYLNGFVMQRNRIYLFSHGSTIKVQSGAALYYSDIVADFNEELQTTRLSFNARIEEYRFPSGAVGLRDIVVSEGPGKLIGIMGASGAGKTTLLNVLAGLEKPTKGEILINGYNIHARPDKINGVVGYVSQDDLLIEELTVFENLYYNAKLCFAHLSHPEVNDRVHKVLENLGLETRKDLKVGSVLDKKISGGQRKRLNIALELIREPAILFLDEPTSGLSSRDSENVIDLLKELSLKGKLVFAIVHQPSSDIYKMFDKMIIMDTGGYAAYYGTPVEAVSYFKRATHQAHSNRGQCETCGNVNPEQIFNIIDAKVVDEYGQPTNKRKVTPMQWHTMFKGKFKISPLANEKGDPPQSLHIPGRARQAVIFAARDLRAKISNQQYLLINLLEAPLLALILSLIIKYKSAPGGEGYIFRFNENFPAFLLMSIIVALFMGLTVSAEEIIRDRKILKRESFLNLSWNSYLVSKLGILFLLSAIQTLMFVWVGNLVLEIKGMVLAFWFILFSTSCMANVLGLNISSAFNSAVTVYVLIPLLLIPQMILSGVLFSFDKLHPLISNKEKVPFVADLMASRWAYEAMAVHQFVNNDYERLFYPYEKEASMADFKAAYVAEELLKRNQFLQSHYQDGNDSIKKQVHHSLEILKNGLKDEPYTEGLDGTGPLAHLTTEGYTREFGAQLEKYLYQYRKHYQTVYNEQVKTADLKRAFFEKQGYDLNEEKNNYYNQSLADLVKNVNTKERLAIQDDRLVQLIDPVFQSPRPLHPLDYRTAFFFPKKGFLGILFPTYAFNSLAIWLMTIALYMMLYFELLRKLLNPPKRHHL; encoded by the coding sequence ATGAGTGAGGAAATATTAAAGGCGCTTACACAACTTTTCGCAATTATTACCAAACAGGATGGTGGCGTCACCGTAAATGAACGCCAGTATGTCATCCGATTCTTTCAGCAGGAACTGGACCACGACTCCATACAGGCCTACCTTGACCGCTACGATAAGTATTCGGGGTACAGCGAAGAAGGCCCCGTGCAAAAGGAAACGATTGCCGCCCCTTCCGTAAAAGACTCCATTGTCACCCTCGGGATTTGCAAAAAGATAAACCGCACGCTTACCCAAAAACAAAAGGTGATCGTGCTCATAAAATTGCTGGAGTTGGTGGGGGCCGACAACAAATTTACGCCACAGCGCATGGAGATCATCAACACGGTTTCCACGGTGTTCAACATCAGTGCAAGGGAGCATAAACTGATCGAAACCTATGTGGTCACCACCGATATGTCGGAGCTGGACTTTGGGGAAATCCTGGTGGTGAACGCGCAGCCCGGCAAAGCCGCCAAAAACCAAAAGCACATTCAAACAGAAATTGACGGCAACCTGTTTTTCATGCACGTGCCCAGCGTGGACCTGTACTTTGCCCAATACCTGGGTGACGAGTCGCATTACCTCAACGGGTTTGTGATGCAGCGCAACCGCATCTATTTGTTTTCCCACGGAAGCACCATAAAGGTACAATCCGGTGCAGCGCTTTATTACAGCGACATAGTGGCCGACTTCAATGAAGAACTGCAAACCACCCGGCTTTCTTTTAACGCACGCATCGAAGAATACCGGTTTCCCAGCGGTGCCGTAGGGCTTAGGGACATTGTGGTTTCCGAGGGGCCGGGCAAGCTCATAGGGATAATGGGCGCCAGTGGGGCCGGCAAGACCACCCTCCTCAATGTGCTGGCCGGACTGGAAAAGCCTACCAAAGGCGAGATCCTCATCAATGGCTACAACATCCATGCTAGGCCCGACAAGATAAATGGGGTAGTGGGCTACGTATCGCAGGATGATTTGCTTATTGAGGAACTTACCGTTTTCGAAAACCTGTATTACAATGCCAAACTTTGTTTTGCCCACCTTTCCCATCCTGAAGTGAACGACCGCGTGCACAAGGTGCTGGAAAACCTGGGGCTGGAAACGCGCAAAGACCTTAAAGTAGGCAGTGTATTGGATAAAAAAATAAGCGGGGGCCAGCGCAAAAGGCTGAATATCGCACTGGAGCTTATCCGCGAGCCTGCCATACTTTTTTTGGACGAGCCCACCTCCGGCCTTTCTTCCCGTGACTCGGAAAACGTAATTGACCTATTGAAGGAATTGTCGCTAAAGGGCAAGCTCGTTTTCGCCATTGTCCACCAGCCATCTTCGGACATCTATAAAATGTTTGATAAGATGATCATTATGGATACGGGCGGTTACGCTGCCTACTACGGCACGCCCGTTGAAGCCGTTTCGTACTTTAAGCGTGCCACCCACCAGGCGCACAGCAATCGCGGCCAGTGTGAAACATGCGGAAACGTAAACCCCGAACAAATCTTTAACATCATCGATGCCAAAGTGGTGGATGAATATGGGCAGCCTACCAATAAAAGGAAAGTCACGCCCATGCAGTGGCACACGATGTTCAAAGGCAAGTTTAAAATTTCACCCCTGGCAAACGAGAAAGGGGACCCGCCCCAATCCCTGCATATTCCGGGGAGGGCAAGGCAGGCGGTCATCTTTGCCGCCCGGGACCTGAGGGCCAAGATCAGCAACCAACAATACCTATTGATCAACCTGCTGGAAGCGCCCTTGCTGGCCTTGATCCTGTCCCTCATCATCAAGTACAAAAGCGCGCCCGGGGGCGAGGGTTATATTTTCCGTTTTAACGAAAACTTCCCTGCATTCCTGTTGATGAGCATAATCGTGGCCCTTTTCATGGGCCTTACCGTAAGTGCCGAGGAAATCATCAGGGACCGAAAAATTTTAAAGCGGGAGTCTTTTTTGAATTTAAGCTGGAACAGTTACCTCGTGTCGAAATTAGGCATCCTGTTTTTGTTGTCAGCCATTCAAACGCTGATGTTCGTGTGGGTGGGCAACCTGGTTTTGGAAATAAAAGGCATGGTGCTGGCATTCTGGTTTATCCTCTTTTCCACCTCGTGCATGGCCAATGTGCTGGGGCTGAACATATCGTCCGCGTTCAACTCGGCCGTGACGGTGTATGTACTGATACCCTTGCTCCTGATCCCCCAAATGATTTTAAGTGGTGTGTTGTTTAGTTTCGACAAACTTCACCCCCTCATCAGCAATAAAGAAAAGGTACCCTTCGTGGCCGACCTCATGGCTTCCAGGTGGGCTTATGAAGCCATGGCCGTCCACCAGTTTGTGAACAACGACTACGAAAGGCTTTTCTATCCCTATGAAAAGGAAGCGTCCATGGCCGATTTCAAGGCGGCCTATGTTGCCGAAGAATTGCTGAAAAGGAACCAATTCCTGCAAAGCCATTACCAGGACGGGAATGATTCCATAAAAAAACAGGTGCACCATTCCCTGGAAATCCTGAAAAATGGCTTAAAGGACGAACCCTACACGGAAGGGCTTGACGGCACCGGCCCCTTGGCCCATTTGACCACGGAAGGGTACACCCGCGAATTTGGCGCCCAGTTGGAAAAGTACCTTTACCAGTACAGGAAACACTATCAAACCGTTTATAACGAACAGGTGAAAACGGCCGATTTAAAAAGGGCGTTTTTTGAAAAACAGGGGTATGACCTGAACGAGGAAAAAAACAATTATTACAACCAAAGCCTTGCCGACCTGGTAAAGAACGTCAACACAAAAGAGAGGCTGGCCATCCAGGACGACCGGCTTGTCCAGTTGATCGACCCGGTTTTCCAATCGCCCCGCCCGCTCCACCCGCTGGACTACCGCACCGCGTTCTTTTTCCCTAAAAAGGGCTTTTTAGGCATCCTATTCCCTACATACGCCTTCAATAGCCTGGCCATTTGGCTGATGACCATCGCCCTTTACATGATGCTATATTTCGAATTGTTAAGAAAACTCCTCAACCCGCCCAAAAGGCACCATTTGTAA
- a CDS encoding dienelactone hydrolase family protein yields MEEQRLHFDFEARYYTLGKLTETTRQALFVIHGYGQLAQYFIRKFTVLENEGIYVIAPEGLSRFYLEDVRTRMTGGSNRVGATWMTRENREMDIRNYIHYLQRIHDLELGHAQNLSVSILGFSQGGATATRWALSGRPRFEKFILWAGVFPPDMDFESGKETLKNKKVITVYGDQDPFVTAERMKEMERLSAKIEVVPEKISFHGKHEIQESTLLSLMAL; encoded by the coding sequence ATGGAAGAGCAACGGTTGCATTTTGATTTTGAAGCCCGTTATTACACCCTTGGCAAACTGACGGAAACCACCCGGCAGGCCTTGTTTGTCATTCACGGGTACGGGCAATTGGCACAATATTTTATCAGGAAGTTTACGGTACTGGAAAACGAGGGCATCTACGTCATCGCCCCGGAGGGCCTTTCCCGGTTTTACCTGGAGGATGTGCGCACCCGGATGACGGGTGGAAGCAACCGGGTGGGCGCTACCTGGATGACCCGTGAGAACCGGGAAATGGACATAAGGAACTACATCCACTACCTACAACGCATCCACGACCTGGAGCTTGGCCACGCCCAAAACCTTTCCGTCTCCATCCTCGGGTTTTCGCAAGGTGGCGCCACGGCCACGCGTTGGGCGTTGAGCGGCAGGCCCCGCTTTGAAAAGTTCATCCTATGGGCAGGCGTCTTTCCCCCCGACATGGATTTTGAAAGCGGAAAGGAAACCCTAAAAAACAAAAAAGTGATTACCGTATATGGCGACCAGGACCCTTTTGTGACAGCGGAAAGAATGAAGGAAATGGAACGCCTCTCGGCCAAAATAGAGGTCGTTCCCGAGAAAATATCCTTTCACGGAAAACACGAAATACAGGAAAGCACGCTTTTGTCTTTGATGGCGCTATAA
- a CDS encoding PorT family protein, which yields MQATNFWHKLALYRHQIVLWALLLLSPTVWGQSYKWARQHNPNYDERKISYGFMIGIHTSAYQVKYSDKFVTQSFDTVHSVLAPFAPGFSLGFLVNLRLNADLDLRAMPKAGFYDHQLEYNYTDESSQSQLTETTMVEVPILLKYKSMRRGNVRMYMVGGITPSIEASGKNDIQSSTEVLDIRQTNLSLDAGFGFDFYFPLFKFSQEIRFSRGIANVLGPDPSKFKEPLRRVNTNTISVYFIFQ from the coding sequence ATGCAAGCCACTAACTTTTGGCATAAGCTCGCTCTATACCGGCACCAAATAGTCCTGTGGGCACTGCTGTTGCTCAGCCCCACGGTATGGGGCCAAAGCTATAAGTGGGCAAGACAGCATAACCCCAATTATGACGAACGGAAAATAAGCTACGGCTTTATGATCGGTATCCATACTTCGGCCTACCAGGTAAAATATTCTGATAAGTTCGTGACACAGTCTTTTGATACGGTCCACTCCGTGCTGGCCCCCTTTGCCCCGGGCTTCTCGCTGGGCTTCCTGGTCAACTTAAGGCTTAACGCTGACCTGGACCTGAGGGCAATGCCCAAGGCGGGTTTTTATGACCATCAGTTGGAGTATAACTATACCGATGAATCCAGCCAAAGCCAACTTACTGAAACCACTATGGTGGAGGTGCCTATATTGTTGAAGTACAAATCAATGCGGAGGGGGAACGTGCGAATGTACATGGTGGGGGGCATTACCCCTTCCATAGAAGCTTCCGGTAAAAATGACATTCAATCTTCCACCGAGGTGTTGGACATCAGGCAAACCAACCTTTCCCTGGACGCGGGGTTTGGTTTTGATTTTTATTTCCCATTGTTCAAATTCTCCCAGGAGATCCGTTTTTCCAGGGGCATCGCCAATGTGCTGGGGCCGGACCCCAGCAAGTTTAAGGAGCCTTTGCGCAGGGTAAATACCAATACGATATCCGTTTACTTTATTTTTCAATAA
- the ubiE gene encoding bifunctional demethylmenaquinone methyltransferase/2-methoxy-6-polyprenyl-1,4-benzoquinol methylase UbiE: MTVLPYKEDRSTKKSQVAKMFDNISDNYDFLNHFLSLGIDITWRRKAIRSLAALAPRQILDVATGTGDFAIEALRLGPDKVVGVDISEGMLEVGRKKMAGKGLDEKIELLYGDSENLPFEGNKFDAVIVAFGVRNFENLENGLAEMLRVVRPGGKVVILEFSKPRKFPFKQLYNFYFKFVLPKIGRWVSKDSSAYTYLPESVQAFPDGDGFVEVLNHVGYKNTSCKPLTFGISSLYTGTK; this comes from the coding sequence ATGACAGTACTGCCGTATAAAGAAGACAGGTCGACAAAGAAAAGCCAGGTGGCAAAGATGTTTGACAACATCAGCGACAACTATGATTTTCTAAACCATTTTTTAAGCCTGGGCATTGACATCACATGGAGGAGGAAGGCCATAAGGTCGTTGGCGGCCCTGGCGCCCAGGCAAATACTGGACGTTGCCACCGGCACGGGCGACTTTGCCATTGAGGCACTGCGGCTTGGCCCCGACAAGGTGGTGGGGGTGGATATTTCCGAAGGCATGCTGGAGGTGGGCAGGAAGAAAATGGCAGGGAAGGGCCTGGATGAAAAAATCGAACTTTTGTATGGGGACTCGGAAAACCTTCCGTTTGAGGGGAATAAATTCGATGCGGTGATCGTTGCATTTGGGGTGCGTAACTTTGAAAACCTCGAAAACGGCCTGGCAGAAATGCTGAGGGTGGTGAGGCCAGGTGGGAAAGTGGTGATATTGGAGTTTTCCAAGCCTCGCAAATTTCCTTTTAAACAGTTATATAACTTTTATTTTAAATTCGTTTTACCTAAAATCGGGCGTTGGGTATCCAAAGACAGTTCAGCCTACACCTATTTACCGGAATCCGTACAGGCCTTCCCTGATGGGGACGGCTTTGTGGAAGTCTTAAACCATGTGGGGTATAAAAACACATCATGCAAGCCACTAACTTTTGGCATAAGCTCGCTCTATACCGGCACCAAATAG
- a CDS encoding OmpA family protein has translation MHSILRILVFFVVFVALARQATGQSQDKEQSALYMEQAELIMSATQAIDDALDLMVVAANFDTTSIKANFQAGQMHLLTTGKARATKYFLRVYRQQPGYRFDLEYLIGQGYQFGLEFEKAIEYYNRYKTRLQQNPGYVGEDKIGMDRVDRKIYECNNGIEFVARPSNYSIVNLGKEINSEFDDYAPVVTENEDELVFTSRRRDGNVNEDVADDNKPYEDIFISTKVDGEWGKAKNISNVVNTPYNDSNLALSADGKKLFIYKDLNDGDIYVSKRQEDGTWALPEPLPGDVNSSYRETSVSLSKDGNSLYFASDRPGGLGGSDIYVATLNGVGEWTRVKNLGPNINSEFDEDSPFIDYDNTTLYFSSNGRKGMGGFDIFRSTLTNARKNEWTEAENLGYPMNTPEDDIFYVGSNDGERGYYSSIRDDGMGYSDIYIITTPKGKPPVHDKELLPLQYEVTVMDSETKEPLEAKVKLTHIQDNTVSGVRTERPGKYVFSVESPETDEYNLSVESDGYAFQNIMVEIRGASEFERSATLAVMMKKLKVGTVSVLRNIYFDYGKATFQQDSYSELNKLENMLKKNENIKVEIAGHTDNVSSAAFNMKLSLQRANAVKGFLTSRGIDPRRVTTVGYGEERPIASNDDEKDGRELNRRVEFKVIGN, from the coding sequence CCACCGGCCAAAGCCAGGATAAAGAACAATCGGCCTTGTATATGGAACAGGCTGAACTCATCATGTCGGCCACCCAGGCCATTGACGATGCGCTGGACTTAATGGTGGTGGCGGCCAATTTTGACACCACCAGCATAAAGGCCAACTTCCAGGCCGGACAAATGCACCTGCTTACCACCGGCAAGGCCAGGGCAACAAAGTATTTTTTGCGCGTGTACCGGCAGCAGCCAGGCTATCGTTTTGACCTTGAATACCTGATCGGCCAGGGCTACCAATTTGGGCTGGAATTTGAAAAGGCCATTGAATATTACAACCGGTACAAAACCCGCCTGCAACAAAACCCCGGCTATGTGGGCGAGGACAAGATAGGCATGGACAGGGTGGACCGGAAAATTTACGAATGCAACAACGGTATTGAGTTTGTGGCCCGTCCCAGCAATTACTCCATCGTAAACCTGGGCAAGGAGATAAACTCCGAATTTGACGATTATGCCCCGGTGGTCACCGAAAACGAAGATGAACTTGTTTTTACCTCCAGGAGGAGGGACGGCAACGTGAACGAAGACGTGGCCGATGACAATAAACCTTATGAGGATATTTTTATTTCGACCAAAGTGGATGGAGAATGGGGCAAGGCAAAGAACATTAGCAACGTGGTAAATACCCCATACAACGACTCGAACCTCGCCTTGTCTGCCGATGGAAAAAAATTGTTTATATACAAAGACCTAAATGACGGGGACATATACGTAAGCAAGCGGCAGGAGGATGGCACCTGGGCATTGCCTGAGCCGTTGCCAGGGGATGTTAATTCCAGCTATAGGGAAACCTCCGTGTCCCTTTCCAAAGATGGCAACAGCCTTTATTTTGCCAGCGACCGGCCGGGTGGGTTGGGAGGGTCGGATATTTACGTGGCCACCCTAAATGGGGTGGGCGAATGGACAAGGGTAAAAAACCTGGGGCCGAACATAAATTCCGAATTTGATGAAGACAGCCCGTTTATAGACTACGACAATACCACTTTATATTTTTCCTCCAATGGAAGGAAAGGCATGGGAGGGTTTGATATTTTTCGCAGCACCTTGACCAATGCCAGGAAAAACGAATGGACGGAAGCCGAAAACCTTGGCTACCCGATGAACACGCCAGAAGACGATATATTTTATGTGGGGTCCAATGATGGCGAACGGGGCTACTACTCCTCCATACGCGATGATGGCATGGGCTATTCCGATATTTATATCATCACCACCCCAAAAGGCAAGCCTCCCGTCCACGACAAGGAATTGCTGCCCCTGCAATACGAGGTTACCGTTATGGACAGTGAGACGAAGGAGCCCCTTGAGGCCAAGGTCAAATTGACGCATATCCAGGACAATACGGTTTCCGGGGTAAGGACGGAGCGGCCGGGGAAATATGTTTTTTCCGTGGAGTCACCGGAAACGGACGAGTACAACCTTTCCGTTGAAAGCGATGGGTATGCCTTTCAAAATATTATGGTGGAGATCAGGGGGGCTTCGGAATTTGAGCGGAGCGCCACCCTTGCCGTGATGATGAAGAAGCTCAAGGTGGGCACCGTGTCGGTTTTGCGCAATATTTATTTCGACTATGGGAAAGCCACCTTTCAGCAGGACTCCTACAGTGAGTTGAACAAGCTTGAAAACATGCTCAAGAAAAACGAAAACATCAAAGTGGAGATAGCCGGGCATACGGACAACGTAAGCAGTGCTGCCTTTAACATGAAATTGTCCCTTCAAAGGGCCAATGCCGTAAAAGGGTTTTTGACTTCAAGGGGAATTGATCCGCGCAGGGTGACAACGGTAGGGTATGGCGAGGAAAGGCCTATCGCCAGCAACGATGACGAAAAAGATGGCCGGGAACTAAATAGGCGGGTGGAGTTTAAGGTAATCGGCAATTAG